Genomic DNA from Gemmatimonadota bacterium:
CTGTTACCCGCGGTACTGCCCTGGCGCAGTGCCCTTATTGCGGTGTCGGCTGCGGCACCATCATATTGACGGAGAACGGCAAGATTGTTTCCATGCGTCCGGACAAGGACCACCCGACCAATTACGGCTTGCAGTGCATCAAGGGACTGACGGCTGCGGAACCCATGTATATCGATCGTATGGAAGGTGATCCATACGTGCGTAAGGATGTCTGGGAGGAATGGAATAAGCCCGGTCATGGAGATATGGATTTTGTCAGCAAGAGTAAGGGCTCTTTCGATGAAGAGCATTTTGTGCGGGTGCCTTATGAACAGGCATCAGGATTAGTAGCGCACAAGATCGCGCACTTTGCGAAGAAGTATACCGGGAATTCCATTGCCCTGTACGGCTCCGGTCAGCTGACCATGGAAGGCCAGTACCTGGAAAACCTGTTTATGAAGGGCGTTCTTGGTTCCAATACCATTGAAGCAAATGCCAGGATGTGCATGACCTCCGCGGTAACGGGCTATTTTGCATCGTTAGGATCTGACACGCCGCCGCTGGCTTATGAGGACATTGAACTCAGCGACATGATCATGCACTTCGGGCATAACGCCCGGGAATCGCATCCGATTATCTTCTGGCGGGCGGCTGACCACAAAAAGAAAAAGGATATCCCGACGGTCGTGGTTGATCCTCGCCGCACCGGTACGACCCAGGGTTATGAAGATATCAACCCGGAAAACAGCGTACATGTGCCGGTTCTCAACGGCGATATCAGTTTTTTGAATGCGCTTGCCCATGTCCTGATCAAGGAACATCCTGATGTCATCGATTGGGAGTTTGTAAAGGATCATGCTACCGGTTGGCAGGAATATTCCAGCGGGGTATTACAGAATTACAGCCCGGAACAGGTACAGGACCGCATGGGTTCGGATGAAGTCACCCCTGAACTGATACGCCTCGTGGCCGGCATGTTTGCCGACGCCACGCGCAAACGCCTGGAGCGCAGCAAGAAAAGTCACGCGGCCGGTTACGGCGGCGTGATCATAATGTGGGGGATCGGTTACAACCAGCATATCCACGGCCAGCACAATGTCATCTCCATCATCAACCTGCTGGCTTTAACGGGCAACCTGGCCAAGCCCGGCTGCGGTCCGTTTTCGATGACGGGCCAACCGAATGCGATGGGCGAACGCTTTACCGGCGGCTTGACGGGACGCCTGCCGTTTAATGAACCGTTATCCAACCTGAAACATCTTGCGCACATGGCAAAGTCCTGGCGCGTCCCCGAACAGAACCTGGAACGCGCGCTGAAATCGGAGAACCCGGGCTATGCGGTGGGGATGATGGAACGCGCCCTGAAGGATGAGGTCAAGGCGATGTTCCTGGTGTATGCGACGCATATTGATTTACCGGACCAGCAGAACCTGATTCGTCCGGCGCTGATGAAAACGTTCAACATAGTGCAGGAGATCTATCGCCATGCCCCCAATAATCTCTATGCGGACGTCATCTTTCCCGCAGCGACCTGGGGCGAGGTGACAGGTGTCTATATCAGTTCGGAACGCCGCATCAACATTTGCGACAAGGCTGCCGAACCGCCTCCCGGGTGTCACCCTGATATGGACATGGTGATCGACAAGGGGAAGGAAGTCGCGCACCTGCTGGGGCTTGATGCGGATACGATATTCCCCTACCGGAAACGGGAAGACGGCACCTACGACGCCGAGGAGGTATTCCGGGATGTCATCCAGGCGTCTGCCGGGACGGATACCGACCTGACGGGCATACTCGAAGTTGAGAAAGTGGACAATGTCAGTCCGTATGAGCAGATACGCAAGCTGCGCGGTATCCAGTGGCCGGCCCCCACTTACGCCATTGCCAGGGGCGGCGGCACCAAGCGCCGGTACATGTTGCAGGAAGGTGACTGGGAGAGCCGGCCGTACGGTTATTTCAGGACAAAAGACGGCAAGGTGCACTTCAAGTTGTGTGAACAGGATTACAGCGACCGCAAACGCGTCACGGATAAATTGATGGAGTTCGGCGACAAGGAAGGCGTGTATACCATCGATAATATCGCCCTTCTTGAAGAGGCCCGCGACAAGGGGCTGACCCCGGATCTCCCCGATGAGGATTTCCGCGGGAACAAATGGCAGGACGTACCCGCGGACAAATACCCCTACTGGCTCGGCCTGGGCGTGGTTTATGAACATTTTCATACGGCCAAATCCAACCGCAGCGCGACTACCCGCCGCCTGGTCCCGGAGCAGTATGTTGAAATGCATCCGGATGATGCGAAGACTTTGGGCATAGAAGATGGTGACAAGGTGAGGCTCATTACCCGGCGCGGCAATTACGAAGCCAGGGCGCAGGTGGGGACTAACAGCCTGGTGAAGCCTGCGCGCAATTCGGTGCCGCGGGGATACATGTTCAGCCCCTGGAACCTGTCGGTTGCCGACAGTGCAGACCCGAAAAAGAACAAATGGCTGGTTAATAATACATCCAGCCGGGTCTGGGACCTGATATCGGGCCAGGTGGATTTCAAAAAGCTGGCATGCAGGATTGAAAAGGTGTAAATGTTCCGGACGGAATTCAGGTGAGGAGTAACGGATTACGTTACCCCTCTTGCGCAGGGTGGCATCTATGAAACGCAGGAAATTTTTACAGGACCTGGTTTCCGCAGCGACCGCCATGGCTGCTGCGCCGGCCGCGACGGCGCGGGTGGCCCAAAAGACGGGAATTCGTTACCTGCGCCCGCCCGGTTCCCTGGACGAAGCCAAGTTTGTCAGCCGTTGTATACGTTGCGGCCAGTGCGGCGAGGCATGCCCCAACCGCTGCATAAAATTTTTCGGGACGGAAAACGGCTTTAGTTCTTACGGCACTCCGTACATAACGCCGCGGGAACAGGCCTGTATCCTGTGTATGAAATGCGGTGACGTGTGTCCGACCGGGGCCATTCAATCCATAACGCGTGAGGCGGAAACCATCCTGGATTCCGTCGCCATGGGTAAAGCCCGCGTCAATGAAAGCCTGTGCCTGTCCTACCAGGGAAAATCATGCGGCGTCTGTTACCGGGCCTGCCCGTTACCCGACATCGCCATCAAGGTGGGATGGATGGAACAACCCCATGTGCAGGACGCCTGCGTCGGTTGCGGTCTGTGTGAGCGTTCGTGCATCCAGATACCGCAGGCAATTCGGGTGATACCAAACCACAGTCTGTGAGGCCGCTTCGAAACCAGGCGCCAGACGGTCAGGTTCCATGACACCTCATATTCGCCACCTGAACAAACTGCGCTGGGTCACCCTGACCGGCGTATTCCTGGTACTGATCCTGTTGCCCTGTATCAGCATTTACCAGGCGTATGTGGCTGCTCATGCCTATGACCTGCTCACGCCGTCCGAACAGTTGTTTTATGACGTCATGGAGACGTTGACCGACCCGTTTGTCAGCGACCCGGAACACGATCTCGACGCGGTCAAAGGCACCACCTGGGCTGCGACCGTATTTGATGTAAAGGTCAGCGACCCGCTGGCCGTAGTCGGCCAGGTCTCCGCCGGCCTGGAGATTTATCCGTCTTTCTTGCTTGCCGCGCTCATCCCCGTGATTGTCACACTCATGTTCGGCCGGATATTCTGTGGCTGGATCTGCCCTGCCACCCTGCTGTATGAACTCAACACCAACCTGGCCGCCTGGTTGCACCGGGTGGGATTGCCTGTGGGCAACCGCCATTTTGACCGGCGCCTGAAATACCTGGTGCTGGGTATCGGAGTCATATTATCGATGATCACCGGTTCGGTATTGTTCGCGGCCGTCTACCCGCCTGCCATCATCGGACGCGAGATATATTACGCGATCGCCCTGGGGGGATTTGGCGCCGGGGCGGTATTTTTCGTACTGACCCTGTTGTTTGATTTACTGGTGGCGCGGCGCGGGTTTTGCCGTTACGTCTGTCCGGGAGGGGCGCTGTATTCATTGCTTGGACGTTACCGGGTGTTGCGCATACAACGAAAGGTGGAAACCTGCAACGATTGCGCGAAATGCACGGCAGTGTGCGAATTTGAACTCAACCCCATGCGCGACGGCTTCGGCCAGGAATGCAATAACTGCACAGCCTGTATTGCTGTCTGTCCCACGGATGCGCTGGTGTTCAAGGTAGATATAAAGGACATACCCAACCAGGGTCCGGGGCATCTCGGCAGGCATTACCGTGAAAATGAGTATTGAAGATAGACACTGTTCCGGTCTGTGCCTGCTTGTTTTGATTATCGTTCTATCCGTTCCCGTTCAGGCGCACCACGTGCTCGGCAGACCCTCATACAGCCTCAATGAAGACTCGACCACACCGCCGAGTATGCAGGTTGAAACACAGATAGGTAATTATTATGTTACCTACATGGTATTCCCCGCTTTTCCGAGTCCTAATCAGCCGGGCAGGGTAAACCTGTATGCCTCGCGCATTGATAATGGCAGGCCCTTCGATGGAGAAGTGGCATTCAAGGTGCGGGATGACAGCCTGTTCAATGACGACGAGGAACTTCTCGGCGTACAACTACCGGATGACAATGTGTTCCGGCAGGGATTCGAATTTCGTGAAGCCGGCAATTTCATTGTGCGCGCCGAGTTTGAAGCGGGTGGAGAACCCTACCAGATAGATTTTCCCTTACAGATTGGCGAACCTGCCCGCTGGGGTCCGCTCGGACTGACCGTTGCCGCCATTATGATGCTGTTGATCACCGTGAATTTCGTTCAGCGCAATCGCCTCATCAGCGATAAAATCAGAAGCGGGCGCCAGGACAGGGCAGGATGATGATGGTACATCCGGGGCTTCCTTCAGTATGGGCCGCGGCGCTATGTGTTTTCATGCTGGCGCTGAGTGCTTATATCCTGCTGGCGAACACCGTGTCCGGCAGGCCGGCAAAGACGATCAGCCTGGCGAACATACCCGTTCTGGGCGCGTTTGTGCGCGCCCTGACCGGAACACCCGTCATATTATTGTTTTTGAAAATTACCGTGGTGTGCCTGTTTGTCCTGGTCATTGCCGCGGGATTGTCCGGTTCCCAGATTCCCGAAAGAAATATTGCAACGGTACTGACCTGGAACATATGGTGGGCCGGCCTCATCATTTCTGTTTTTTTTCTCGGCTCTGCCTGGTGCGCAATCTGCCCCTGGGACGCCATTGCCACCTGGCTGGTTCGCCGCCGCCTGTGGCGCCGCGCGCATCCCAATAACAGCCTTAATCTCAGGGTGTCCCGCAGGCTGCGCAGTGTCTGGCCGGCCCTGGTCCTGTTTATCGTCCTGACCTGGTTTGAACTGGGCGTCGGCGTTACCTCCAGCCCGTATATGACGGCGCTGCTGGCCCTGGCAATGGTGCTGATGGCCACGGCCAGCCTGGCCGTTTTCGAAGGCAAGGCCTTTTGCCGGTACTTCTGTCCGGTAGGCAGGACCATCGGGTTCTATTCCCAACTCGCGCCGGTCGAACTCAGGCCCGTCAATACGGATATCTGCGCCGGGTGCAAGACACTGGAATGTTATTACGGATCGGAAACCGTCGATCCCTGCCCGACTCACCTGGTGATGGGGCGGTTGAAACAGAACACCTATTGCACTTCCTGCGGGAATTGCGCCAGGAGTTGCCCGGACAATAATGTCGCCTGGCGCCTGCGCGCGCCCAGCAGGGAAGCCATTGAAGATGCCCGCCCGCATTGGGATGAAGCATGGTTTATGCTGGGCCTGTTGGCATTAACGGAGTTTCACGGCATATCCATGGCGCCATTTTTCGAAGTCTGGTTGCTGTCTCTGGCCGCGCTGGTGAATGATTCGGGGAAACTGTTGTGGAGTTTTTCCATTTTGCTGTTATCCGGTATGCTGGTAGTGGTGTTGGCCTATGCGTTCTTTGTGCGGCTCACGCAAAAGATCTGTCCCGGCAGATCGGAGTTTAAAAAACTGTTTTCCGGTTTTGTCTTCGTTTCACTTCCGCTGGCATTCAGTTATCACCTGGCGCACAATTTAAGCCACCTGTTCCGGGAAAGTTCAGGTTTCGGCGCGCTGTTGCTCAATCCTTTCGGACTGGGCGCGCAGCCCTTGAGCATGATGGAAAAACACAGCAGGCACCAGGATATCCTGTTCTCACAGGATTTCCTGTTTGCATCGCAAGCAGCCCTGCTCGCATTCGGGTTCTGGATAAGCCTGAAAGTGATCCAACATCGCGGATACGTATTGGCCGGCGCTGCAGGCTTGCGCCTGTCACCCATGATAATGTTTGCAATTACCATTACCGGGCTGCATGTCTGGTTGCTGATGCAGCCCATGATGATGAGATTTTGAGCAAAATGGACAGGCGTAACTTTTTCAGGATGGGTTTGCAGAAAGCCGCTGAAACAGCCGTCCGGCTTGCGGATGAATCCGTGACACAACGCGCCAGGCACTGGATTCGGCCGCCTTATGCCCAGGCTGAACTGGAATTCCTGCTTGCCTGTACCCGCTGTGACAAGTGCATAGAGGCCTGTCCCCATAATGTCCTCTTTAAATTGCCGGCTAGACTTGGCGCACAGGTCGTGGGCACGCCGGCAATGGATGTGCTGAACAGGGGTTGTCATCTCTGCGATGACTGGCCGTGTGTCAACGCCTGTGAACCGGACGCGTTGCGCCTTCCCGCCACGGCCGAAGATGAGGACGCGCCGTTACCGAAACTGGCGCATGCGGAAATCAACGTCTCGGCTTGCCTGCCTTACCTGGGGCCAGAGTGCGGCGCCTGCAAACCTGCCTGCCCGGTCCCCGGCGCAATGACCTGGAAGATGGAAAAGCCTGAGATCAACCCGGACATCTGCACGGGCTGCGGATTGTGCAGGGAGGCATGCATAGTCGAACCGAAGGCAGTGAACATCTCCTCGCTCCCTCCTGAAATCCGGGAGTTGCCGTCCGGTAGTCCCTGAGCGTTCGGGATGCCTGCTTACCGGGCAATTATCTGTGTGCTGGCGGTTTGCCTGGGCCCTGCGCAGGCAGCCGATTGTCTGTCGGGTCAGCTGTCCTGTTCCGAGCCACTGCAGTCGGAACTGCGCCAGGCGCTTACGGACAGGGGAGAGGACTACCGGCCCAGGACAAGGCACCTGGGCCCGGATGGACGGCCGCTGTTCATAAACCGGTTAATCTTCGAAGATTCCCCATACCTGTTGCAACATGCGCATAACCCCGTGAACTGGCATAGCTGGGGCAGCGAGGCGTTTGCGCGCGCCGGGGAGGAGGGTAAACCGGTGTTTTTGTCGATTGGTTATTCCACCTGCCACTGGTGTCACGTAATGGAGAGGGAGAGTTTTGAAGACATCGCGATTGCCCGGTACCTGAACGAACATTTTATCCCCGTTAAAGTGGACCGGGAAAGACGCCCCGATATCGACGAAATATATATGTCGGCGTTACTGCTCACAAAAGGGCAGGGAGGATGGCCCCTGTCAAGTTTCCTGACCCATGACGGAAAACCGTTTTATTCAGGTACCTATTACCCGCAGGACGAGTTCCTGGGACTGCTCAAACAGGTCAGGGAGTTGTGGGCAACGCAGCACGATGACCTGGACTTGCTGGCGGAGAAGATCGCAGATGCCGTAACGGGCTCCATGCAGGCCAGGGGCAGGGTAGCCGCTATCGGCCCGGACCTGGTGCAAGGCGCCGTTTCCCGGATTTTATATGGCTACGATCAACAGTGGGGCGGGTTCGGCGGGGCGCCCAGGTTTACCAATGAATCGTCCCTGATGTTGTTGTTGCAGCACGGCTACCGCAACATGAATGAAACAGGCATTGCCGCTGCGGAACATACGTTGACGATGATGGCCCATGGCGGGCTGTATGACCAGGTGGGCGGCGGATTTCACCGCTATTCGACAGATGCGCGTTGGCTGGTCCCGCATTTTGAAAAAATGCTGTACCACCAGGCTAATATGGCCAGGGTCTACCTTGACGCCTACCGCTATACGGGGAACAGGTTTTTTGCGCGTATCGCGGAGCAGACACTGGACTTTATGTTACGTGACATGAGATCCCCTGATGGCGGCTTTTATTCGGCCGTGGATGCGGAAAGCGCCGGAGAAGAGGGCCGCTTTTACGTGTGGTCTCTTGATGAGATAAACCATTCACTCCCGCCCGGAGATGCAGCGCTTGCGCGTTCGGTTTTCGGGCTAACGGAACAAGGCAACTTTAACGGGAGAAATATTCTGCATTTTCCCGATGAATTACCTGATCTGGCAAAAAACCTGGATATGGACGAGCTGGAATTGATCTCAAGACTGGACGGCATTCGGGAAAGACTGCGCCTGGAGAGGGAGAAACGGCCGCATCCGCTGGTTGACAGAAAAACCCTGGTGGCCTGGAACGGCATGGCGATTGCCGCGCTGGCTATGTCCGCCCGGGCGCTGGACCGGCAGGAGTACCTTGGAGCCGCAACAGCAACAGCCGAGTTCCTCTGGAAGCGCCAGCGCAGCAATGACGGCAGCCTGTTGCGCATACATTACGCCGGCCGGTCTTCCGGCAAGGCGACACAGGACGACTATGCGTATTTCGCCCAAGGGTTGATTGCCTTGTATGACGCCACCGGAGAGCGGGTGTGGCTGGAACGGGCTGTTGAACTGGTCCGGACAATGGTGGACAGGTTCTGGGACCGCGAGGCCGGCGGTTTCTACATGAGCGAAGTTGAGGACACCCTTTTTGTCATGCCTAAACAATTTCGTGACGGTGATATGCCTTCCGGGAATTCCGCGGCGTTGCATGTCCTGGTAAGCCTGTCGAGCCGTGTCAGGGACTGGGATTATAAAAACCTTGCCGTCCGGTTAATCGAGACGTTTTCTGCGGTGCTGGGCGAACAGGCCGGAACCAGTCCGTATTTTATGGTTGCCGTCGACAGGTATCTGAACAATGCCGCAGGCGACACCGAGTATGCCGCCCGCGGAGAGATAAAGTTAACGGCGCGGAAAGCGGAGGATTACGACAAGATCCGGATCAACCTGGATATCGCACCGGGATGGCATGTCAATGCTTACCGCCCCGGAGCTGAAAACCTTATCCCGCTGGACATAAACATTGCCGGAAACCGCGGCCGATGGGAGTTGCTCAGGGTCTCTTACCCCGAACCCCGGCTGAAAGAGTTGTCATTTGAAGACGGGAAGCTCGCGCTGTATGAAAACAGTGTCGACATTCCCCTGGAATTGAGGCCTCCGCCGGACCGGGAGTTTTTCCATGACCGGAGGCTGGACCTCAAAATACGGTTGCAGGCCTGTGATGATGAAATTTGCCTGCCGCCTGAAGACGTGGTGTTGGAATACCTGCATCCAGATAACCCCTGACTAGCAGTCTGTCGGACTTGGCCCGTATATCTCACCAAGGTAACATGCAGACGTAATTTATTGCATTTATATAAATGTCCCCATTTACAGTAGGAGAAACAGTCATTGCCGCCTCAAAACGGCAGGGCATGGCCGCCGGTTCGTCCCTGTTTTGGCCGGTTCATCCGGTGTTGCCCCGGTATTGTCGTTGTGTCGCCGAGGAATGACGAGCGGGGAGGCTTTACCAGCGTGACGTGACGCGGATGGCGGCCTCGTACTCGGCGGCGGCGCCGGGCGGTGTGCGGCGGGTGGCGGAGAGGTCGATGCTGAGGTCGGGCGCGTGCGGCCCGGCCGGGGTGAGTTGCCAGCCCAGGGTGTAGTCGCCGGCCCCGCCGCCCAGGGTATAGCCCAGGGTGGGAGAACCGACAAAGCGGCCGCGGAGCACGGGCAGGCCCCAGGCGGCCTCGGCACTCCAATGGCCTTGTGCGCCGCCCGGGTTGCTTGTGGGCAGCTCGCTCGCGAACAGGGCGTCCAGGCCGCCCGAGGACGGGCCGCCGAGCCGGTGGGTCACGGTCAGGGACGGGCCCAGCAGGGAGCTGAGGTCCGGGTCGAAGGCCAGGGCGGCCGAGAGGCCGTAGTTCTCAAATGACGTGTCCCGGTGCGCCACCAGGGTGCGGCCTTCAACTTCCGCAGTCAGGCCGAGGCGCGCGCTCTCCCAGCGCAACGCCGCGCCCAGCTCTATCCCCAGTCCGGTCTCGGCGTCCCCGGCGTCATAGCGCAGGCCGGCCTCGAGGGCGGGCTGCAGCGTGTTCTCCCCCGGTAGCGCCAAGGACCAGCCGCCTTCCAGGCCCAGGCGCAGGCGCGCGGTCCCGGCCGCGGCGGACTCCATGCCGACAATCTCCTTTGATGTCGTGCGCGTCCACTGCGCATCGCCCACCAGGGCCAGCTCGGGGCCCGCCTCCCCGAGCAGGGCGCCGATGTGGCTGCGCACCCCGCCGGCGGCCAGGTACCAGCCCAGGTCGGTCTTGAGAATCTCGGTCAGCGCCCCGGACTCCCGCGTGGGGGACAGCGTCAGGCGGCCGCGGCCGTGGCCCAGCGCGCCCCAGATGTCGGTGTGTGCCCAGCGCAGGGCGGCATAGGGCAGCACCGAGGTCAGGGCCGCCTCCACTTTACCTTCGCCGTGTTCGCCCCGGTAGCTGCCGTCGGCGCCGGTCAGCATCAGCGCCGCCCCGGCCTGCCAGTTAGCCCGCGCATAGTCCGCGCCCAGCAGGCCGGTGCTCAATTCGCCGTCCAGGCCCAGCGCCCCGTCGGCGCCGCTAAAGCGGGCGTGCAGGCCCCGGCCCCACAGGGCGACACTGCCGCCGGCGTCGTCCGGGGCGCGGGTGTAGCTGAAGGCCGACCCGGCCAGGGCCTCGGCCAGCGTCACCGTGCGCGTGGTGTACGTCGTCTCCCGGGCGTCGTCCGGGAACACGCTGCCGGAGGCGGCGTGCACACCGGGGGCGATGCGCACCCCGGGGGGGACCTGCGACCCGGCGGCGTGCAGGCCGGGGGCGGGGGTCGGCACGGCGTCACCGGCCGGCGGCTGTCCTTGCGCCGCCGCCTGCGGCCCGTGCACAGCCGCTGTCTGTGGCCCGTGCCTGTCCGGCGTCTGCATAATGAAGGTCTGTCTACTGGATTCCGGGTCAAGCCCGGAATGACGAACGGAGCCGGAACGACGAACGGTGGGCGCCTGAGACTCGTGCACCTCCGCCGTCTGCGGCCCGTGCACCGGCGTCTCTGATCCATGCGCTTGTGGCGTTTGCGGCTCGTAGCTATCCGGTGTCTGCGGCCCGTGCCTGTCCGGCGTCTGTATCCCCTGTGGCCTGTCTCTGTCCGTTGCGCCGCCGTTGACGGTGAACCCC
This window encodes:
- a CDS encoding 4Fe-4S dicluster domain-containing protein; the encoded protein is MTQRARHWIRPPYAQAELEFLLACTRCDKCIEACPHNVLFKLPARLGAQVVGTPAMDVLNRGCHLCDDWPCVNACEPDALRLPATAEDEDAPLPKLAHAEINVSACLPYLGPECGACKPACPVPGAMTWKMEKPEINPDICTGCGLCREACIVEPKAVNISSLPPEIRELPSGSP
- a CDS encoding DUF255 domain-containing protein, translating into MPAYRAIICVLAVCLGPAQAADCLSGQLSCSEPLQSELRQALTDRGEDYRPRTRHLGPDGRPLFINRLIFEDSPYLLQHAHNPVNWHSWGSEAFARAGEEGKPVFLSIGYSTCHWCHVMERESFEDIAIARYLNEHFIPVKVDRERRPDIDEIYMSALLLTKGQGGWPLSSFLTHDGKPFYSGTYYPQDEFLGLLKQVRELWATQHDDLDLLAEKIADAVTGSMQARGRVAAIGPDLVQGAVSRILYGYDQQWGGFGGAPRFTNESSLMLLLQHGYRNMNETGIAAAEHTLTMMAHGGLYDQVGGGFHRYSTDARWLVPHFEKMLYHQANMARVYLDAYRYTGNRFFARIAEQTLDFMLRDMRSPDGGFYSAVDAESAGEEGRFYVWSLDEINHSLPPGDAALARSVFGLTEQGNFNGRNILHFPDELPDLAKNLDMDELELISRLDGIRERLRLEREKRPHPLVDRKTLVAWNGMAIAALAMSARALDRQEYLGAATATAEFLWKRQRSNDGSLLRIHYAGRSSGKATQDDYAYFAQGLIALYDATGERVWLERAVELVRTMVDRFWDREAGGFYMSEVEDTLFVMPKQFRDGDMPSGNSAALHVLVSLSSRVRDWDYKNLAVRLIETFSAVLGEQAGTSPYFMVAVDRYLNNAAGDTEYAARGEIKLTARKAEDYDKIRINLDIAPGWHVNAYRPGAENLIPLDINIAGNRGRWELLRVSYPEPRLKELSFEDGKLALYENSVDIPLELRPPPDREFFHDRRLDLKIRLQACDDEICLPPEDVVLEYLHPDNP
- a CDS encoding 4Fe-4S dicluster domain-containing protein, which produces MASMKRRKFLQDLVSAATAMAAAPAATARVAQKTGIRYLRPPGSLDEAKFVSRCIRCGQCGEACPNRCIKFFGTENGFSSYGTPYITPREQACILCMKCGDVCPTGAIQSITREAETILDSVAMGKARVNESLCLSYQGKSCGVCYRACPLPDIAIKVGWMEQPHVQDACVGCGLCERSCIQIPQAIRVIPNHSL
- a CDS encoding 4Fe-4S binding protein, with protein sequence MTPHIRHLNKLRWVTLTGVFLVLILLPCISIYQAYVAAHAYDLLTPSEQLFYDVMETLTDPFVSDPEHDLDAVKGTTWAATVFDVKVSDPLAVVGQVSAGLEIYPSFLLAALIPVIVTLMFGRIFCGWICPATLLYELNTNLAAWLHRVGLPVGNRHFDRRLKYLVLGIGVILSMITGSVLFAAVYPPAIIGREIYYAIALGGFGAGAVFFVLTLLFDLLVARRGFCRYVCPGGALYSLLGRYRVLRIQRKVETCNDCAKCTAVCEFELNPMRDGFGQECNNCTACIAVCPTDALVFKVDIKDIPNQGPGHLGRHYRENEY
- a CDS encoding molybdopterin-dependent oxidoreductase; translated protein: MKRIKTSRRDFLKSGAFITGSAAGASLYVGNNPELEAAPASAAAVTRGTALAQCPYCGVGCGTIILTENGKIVSMRPDKDHPTNYGLQCIKGLTAAEPMYIDRMEGDPYVRKDVWEEWNKPGHGDMDFVSKSKGSFDEEHFVRVPYEQASGLVAHKIAHFAKKYTGNSIALYGSGQLTMEGQYLENLFMKGVLGSNTIEANARMCMTSAVTGYFASLGSDTPPLAYEDIELSDMIMHFGHNARESHPIIFWRAADHKKKKDIPTVVVDPRRTGTTQGYEDINPENSVHVPVLNGDISFLNALAHVLIKEHPDVIDWEFVKDHATGWQEYSSGVLQNYSPEQVQDRMGSDEVTPELIRLVAGMFADATRKRLERSKKSHAAGYGGVIIMWGIGYNQHIHGQHNVISIINLLALTGNLAKPGCGPFSMTGQPNAMGERFTGGLTGRLPFNEPLSNLKHLAHMAKSWRVPEQNLERALKSENPGYAVGMMERALKDEVKAMFLVYATHIDLPDQQNLIRPALMKTFNIVQEIYRHAPNNLYADVIFPAATWGEVTGVYISSERRINICDKAAEPPPGCHPDMDMVIDKGKEVAHLLGLDADTIFPYRKREDGTYDAEEVFRDVIQASAGTDTDLTGILEVEKVDNVSPYEQIRKLRGIQWPAPTYAIARGGGTKRRYMLQEGDWESRPYGYFRTKDGKVHFKLCEQDYSDRKRVTDKLMEFGDKEGVYTIDNIALLEEARDKGLTPDLPDEDFRGNKWQDVPADKYPYWLGLGVVYEHFHTAKSNRSATTRRLVPEQYVEMHPDDAKTLGIEDGDKVRLITRRGNYEARAQVGTNSLVKPARNSVPRGYMFSPWNLSVADSADPKKNKWLVNNTSSRVWDLISGQVDFKKLACRIEKV
- a CDS encoding 4Fe-4S binding protein, which produces MMMVHPGLPSVWAAALCVFMLALSAYILLANTVSGRPAKTISLANIPVLGAFVRALTGTPVILLFLKITVVCLFVLVIAAGLSGSQIPERNIATVLTWNIWWAGLIISVFFLGSAWCAICPWDAIATWLVRRRLWRRAHPNNSLNLRVSRRLRSVWPALVLFIVLTWFELGVGVTSSPYMTALLALAMVLMATASLAVFEGKAFCRYFCPVGRTIGFYSQLAPVELRPVNTDICAGCKTLECYYGSETVDPCPTHLVMGRLKQNTYCTSCGNCARSCPDNNVAWRLRAPSREAIEDARPHWDEAWFMLGLLALTEFHGISMAPFFEVWLLSLAALVNDSGKLLWSFSILLLSGMLVVVLAYAFFVRLTQKICPGRSEFKKLFSGFVFVSLPLAFSYHLAHNLSHLFRESSGFGALLLNPFGLGAQPLSMMEKHSRHQDILFSQDFLFASQAALLAFGFWISLKVIQHRGYVLAGAAGLRLSPMIMFAITITGLHVWLLMQPMMMRF